The Mangrovibacterium diazotrophicum DNA window CGGGAAACTGTGGTCGGGTTGATTGCCGTGGCAATATTGCCCGATGAACGACGACACATTTCGTGCGATGTAATTGTCATTCCAGGGAATTGAGAACAGCGAATCGAGCTTGTTCTCAAAGGCGGCTTTGCTCGAGTACAAAGCAATCAAACCGGGCGTGTCGTGCGGTGCAAAAAACGACGACTGCCAGGCATTAGCCTCGCGGTACATATACTCGTAGTAAGGATATTGCGGGTTGAAGTTAGACACAAAATCGCCGTTTTCGAGCTTTCCGCGCATCAGCCCGGTCGAAGGGTCGAACATGTTTTTATAGTTTGAAGTGCACTTCATCAGCATCCGATAATTGACAGTATCTCCCAATTCTTTGGCCAGCAAAGCCACCGCGTAATCGTCGTAAGCGTACTCCAAGGTTTTGGTCACCCCTGCTTTCGCTTTTGTTTCCACATGCGGCTTTTCAACCTTGGGGGTAGAAATGTATCCCTTCTCCATGTATTCGGTAATGTAAGGTCGTGTTCCGCCTTCGACCGTAGCGTTTCGGAGCAGCAGATTATAAGCGCTTTTCACATCGTAACCGCGTAATCCACGCAAGTACGATCCAGCAATAAACGCTGCCGCATGGTCGCCGTGGAAGAAAGTGGGCATAAAACCGCTTTTCTCGCCGCGATCAATCATCGACTGAATCACGTCATTCGTCACATCAGGCTCCAACATACTCAGCAAAACCAACTTATTGCGATAAGTGTCCCAAATTGACGGGAGTGTATAATAACGGAAATCTTTTTTAACAACCTCGTGGTTTTCATCGGTAAACTCGCCGTTGACATCACTGCGTAACGCAGGCCACAGGAACGAGCGGTACAAACTCGAATAGAACAGCATCTTCTCTCGCTCCGTTCCGCCGGTTACCCGAACTTTCGAAAGCAACTGCTCCCAGGTTTCCGACGCTGCTTGCCGCACTTCGTCAAAGCTTTTCCCCGCAAGTTCGGCATCCAGGTTCATTTTTGCATTTTCGGAACTTACAAACGATAAGCCGATTTTCAGTTCCAGCGGCTCATCCGAGTCTTCGAACGAAACAACAGAAATCTCCTTTTCTCCTTCTTTCAGCGTTTCGATAGTTGTAATCGCCAGGTTCGTTTCGGCATAAAAACACACCTTATCACCCGTTTGTTGAAAGCCTTTGAAAGCATTCGTGCCGGCTTGTTCCAACTGCCAATCACGAATATGTTCGTTCGAACGGGCTAGGTTCAAAACCAGTTTCTTCGCCCCTCCTTTCGCATAGGTGTATTTGTGGTAACCACAATGCGTAGTTGAAGTCAATTCTGCATTCACCTGGTAGCGTTTGAGGAAAACCCGGTAGTACCCGGGATGCGCCTCTTCGTTATCGTGACTAAAACCCGACCCAAAATTCGTAGCCGTAAAATCGCCGGTAACCGGGAGAATAGGTATGTGACACAGATTCCAGTGCCCTTTATTGGTATGGGTGAACGCGTAAATGACGGTATCCTCGTACTCGTAACCGGCACCGCTTCCGAACTCCGTAATCGGGCTCAACTGCACCATAGCATTCGGTAGGGCTGCTCCGGGATAGGTCAGTCCTGCCCAGACGCGCCAATCTCGAGGCGGCTTATAGCCAACATCCACACTATCCGCTAAAGGGGCAGTCCCTAAGAACGGGTTCACACAATCCGTTAATTGTTTGGGTGATTTCGTGCAACTAATAAAAATTAGCAGCGACAAAACCACTCCAATTCTGAAATTTATTGTTTTTGTTCTTCTCATTGATTCTGGTATTAAAAAAGAAAAGAGCACGTCACGAAGCCATACTCTTTCCCTTAATATTGATCAGCTTGAGATTTCGAATCCAAAATAGAAACCCTTACCGTTAAGAGTGAACCTCACTTGATCAGTATTGCGAACTACTACACTTAAACTACTACCAGTAATACCTGCAAAGGGCATGAATTACTCACGCCCTCGCGGAAAAATATCAATTGCCTTCGCTTTCTTCAAGCACAACTTCTCCAGAGGGTCGGGAAATTTGCTTTCCGGCTGGAATGGCGATACCAAAATTTGGGGTTCCATCGGCTTTCCAACTAAAGGGTTGCATCCGCACATCGCGTTCCCAACCGGGCGTTGTACTTTTTTTCGAGTGATAGACAATCCAGTCTTCTGTCCCATCAGGAGATTTTACGAAAGAACAGTGTCCTACTCCGTAAACCAAATCGTTTCCTTCGAATACGGGTCCTTGCTTTTTCCAGTTTGACGGATCCAATAAGTTTCCATCGGGATTGATCAGTTGTAACATCCCCTGGCGGTATTCAACCAACCACGATTCGCGGCAGGAATAGACGATAAAGACTTGGCCTTTGTGAATCAAAGCCTCCGGACCTTCGTTCAGATTGAGAGGCCCGCCAGTTTCCCAGCTTTCTTCCGGCGACGAAAGTAAAACCCGGGTCCCTTTCAATGTCCATGGATTTTCCATCTCCTGGATGAACAGATGTTGCGGTGTTGCATCGGTGTCCATCTGCTCTTTCCAGCCCGACCAAACAGCATACAGCTTACTGTTATGCTCAAATACCGTCATATCAATTGCCCAAACATTGCTGGCCGGATCATCCGGATTATCGCCCGTATAAAGCATCCCCATGTCTTCGTAATTACTGAACGGATCATCGGTTTGGGAGCGCAACACGCCGGTACGCTGGTGAATGAACGGAGGGCCCGAAACACCAGCCGCATAATACACATACCAATGTCCATCAACGAAATGAACTTCAGGCGCCCAAACACAATTGCGATTCCAACCGCTTGAAGGAGCCGTCCAAATGGCTTTCTTTTCACCTAATTTCGTCATGTATTTTGAACGCGAAAGAACGATGCTGTTATTTTGCGAGTAACAGTAAATGTATTCGTCGCCTTGCTTCACCATCCAGGGATCGGCTCCGTCCCAAACGGGATTGATAAAAGTGGTTTTCACCTGGCTTTCCGGTTCGCCTGCTTCAGCAGACTCGCTGCTGCAAGCGAACGACAAACCAACTAATAGCGCGACTGTTCCGAGGTATTTTTTCATTTTATGCTGTTTTTAAGTTTAGTTAGTCAATGCGGGAAAAGCTGAAATCCGCAGACGAGCTGCCCCCATGGGAATCAGTATAATATCCACCGTTTTCTCGTTCGTCTTTGCAGGATACAGCGGGAGCACATCAACCAAACCATATTGATCAATTCCCCACCCCGGGATTATCTTCCCTTTGGCCTCGATTTCAATCGGTACATTTCCCACGGAGAATGGGTAATTATCGGCCGGCCACGCTTTCTTCACAACTTTCAACGAAGAAGTCAAATTGTCTTCATCCAGTAATAAGCCGTAGTTCCAGTCCGACTTTGGCTCGATCTTGAAAGCCGGCCATTTCTCGGGATCAGCATTTTTCTGCCACTTTGAATCATTAATCGCCGAAGCCGTACTGCTGATTTTTTCGTAATCTTCATCAATCTTCAAGGAAAAGGTTAGCGGACCGTAATCGACAGAAATGCTGTTCTGATTGGCCTGCCAGTTTCGGCTATTTAGTTCCATTGGCAAATCTAAAGTCAGTTGGTCACCATCTTTCCATTCGCGATCAATCTTCAGGTAAGCACCGGGCTGAGATCCGACATTCAACTTTTTACCGTTCAAAATCACCGATGCATTTTTGCACCATGCCGGGATACGCAGATAAAGCGGGAATTGTACTTTTGACTTCATGCTTAAGTTGAAGCGAACCCGCTCCTCAAACGGATAGTTTGTTTCCTCAAGGAGAGTCACTTCCGTTCCGTCACCGACTTTCGCAGTTGTTTTGCACGAATTGTACATCACAGCAGCCAAACCATTGTCATTACTAGCCATCACCAGGTTTTGAATGTAGTACGGAATCGCATGCCCATGGTTGTGCTGGCAACACCGGCTGCTAAACGGGTTCATCGTTAGGAAAGGTCCTTCGTTAGCAATGCCCGGCGCATGGTTCTGGTCATCGGCTGTTACGCCGTTGGGGCAAGTAATGTAGCGCAGCGCTTTCATATCGGGCGTGAAAGCTGCCGGGAAGCTGTTGAACAGAACATCCTCGCAGTTGTCGGCCCAAAGCGGATCGCCAGTTAGCCGCATTAAGATTCCATCCGAGGTCATCTGCTCGGCAAAGCCGCAAGTTTCTGTGCCTTGTCGAGGGTCGATGTAGCCCATTCGGGCATTTTCGTCCGAGCCAAACATGCCACCGGGAACCTGTCCAAAGGTGCGTCGAATCAGATAATAGTCATTGTAAGTCGCCTGCAAATCGGTCGAATCAGCCGACTGTAAAAACCAGGTTGCCGGCTCGCGGAAACATTCAGCGATATTCACATTGTGCCAGTTGGGCAAAGTCGATTTTTGCGTCCAGTCAGCCGTATTTCGGTGAATCTTTTCAGCCAGTTCCAGCAAAAACTGATCACCTGTGATATTGTACAACCAGTAAACGCTGTAGAGATTGTCGCCGCCACGACTATTTTCCCAGTAACTGGACAAAAACTGATCATCGGGAACGTCAAATTCAAATTGAAAATATTTTTTCATGAAATCGAGTACACGGGCATCTTTGGTGTATTCGTAATAATTCTGTAGGGTGAATAAAACGACCATGTTCGACCAAAAATCGAGGTTTCCGTTCCCGGACCGTACTTCAGGCCCAAACCAGCCATTTTCACGTTGGCTGTTTAAAATACCTTCGATCCAAACCATAGCCTCTTTTTTCATATCGGCATCGTCCAGCATAAAAGCCATGTCCGAATACCCACGTAACCAGTAGGGAACTTCCTCCCACCCGTGGTCGCCACCTTCCGACAACCAGGCATTGTTGTCTTTTTCAAGCCAGGCACTTATCTCGCCTAAATGACCACATAAGCCGTCTTTTTGCAACTCCAGCATTTTCAAAATCCAGCCTTTGGGCTGAATACTTCCGAGCGGTAGTTTGATGAAATGCGCGGGTTGCAATGGAGACCGATTACTCAAATAAAACTCGTTTTGTCGGTTTATATCCGGACGCTCAACCGAGCTCACTTCATCTTTGCTCGTTTGAAAGGCTGTTAACATGACAAGTAGACCGCCAACGATGAAAAGGAGATATCTTTTTTGAAACATGTAGTTTAGGTTTAGGAAATGGTTTAGGTTCAGAATTGCGATAATCAGTCCGGTAACGACCGACTATCGCAATTCAGGATATACATTGGGAGTACAGGTTTATTCCAACAGTTTAATGAAATAACCACCAACAACAGAGCGCGCCTGAAAACCAACTTGCTTGGCATCCGGGGTTTCGTACCAGTCGCTCATCGGCACGCGATCCGGCGTGTCGGTCACATATTGATGAACCGGATCAATAAACTTCTCAAAAGTTTCTTGGTCACCAGCCAAAGTTGCTGTCCAAACAATCCAGTCAGATTTGGTGTACGTTCTGCGATTATCCAGTGGCAGGCCATATTTATTTTGCTTGGTCAAATAATACGCAATTTCTGTCTCCGCTACTTCCGGCGGGAAAATACCAAGATTCATCAGCTTGTCCCAAACCAGGTTGTACTTTTGGCTCCAGGTTCCCGGCTGGTCAAAAGTCAGGCGGTAGTGATCGCCGTCTTTCGCCATGTCAACCCATTTCGCCGCCATGCTTTTCGCTTCCGACGTATATTTTTCGGCCATCTCTTCTTTACCCAACATTCTGGCCATTTTACCGTAGCTTGCAATCCCCATAATCGCTTTTACCGAAAGGTTAACGTTGTGGGCAAAGTGTCCGGCAAAGTCATCGGTACACAATTGGTTTTCCGGATCGAGTCCATTCTCCAATAGGTAGTTCGCCCAAACGGTCAGTACATCCCAATGTTTAGCTGCATAGTCGGCATTGCCTTCCATCTCGGCAATTGCGGCCGTGAGGATAACCATGTTGCCACACTCTTCAACCGGCATATCGCCGCCATAGGTCTGGCCATTTGCCAGCGGGTATGTACCAACATCGTGCGCTGCAAAAGGCTTCGCCCATTTGCCACTTTCCGAATAATAGAAAATCGGGTTGAGCATGCCTTTCAGCAAGTCAGGATTGTATTTCAGGAATAAGGGAGCCGACGGGTAAGTTACGTCAACAGTACCAATCGATCCGTTACTGAAGTTTTCTTTCGAAAGGAACAAAATGTTGCCCTCGGTATCTTTCACCAATTTGTGAGCTGCTATCGACTGACGGAAAGCCAACACACACAAATCAGCATAATTTTTACCACCGGCAGCCAGCGTTTCATTCCACAAACCATTGTCAAAATCCACGCAGCGTTTCATCACCTTGTCATGTTCGGCTGATGCTGCCTGCAATGCATCGTTAATTGTTTTTGTGCCGTTTTCAGTCCACCAGGCTTTCAGGTTGTTGCCAAAATATTGAATCGATTCCAAATCATCGTAAGCAATCATGACGTAGCCGGTAGACGCATCTTGTCCAACTGATCCCAATTTTTCAATGCACACCATTGCCGGCATCTTTTTAGTCATTTTGGCTGTCATAGTCTCAGGACCTTCCAGCGTTCCGTTTTTAATAAAGGTCGCTTTGGAATCGAAATAATCTCCTATCGCCAGTGTTGTGTTCTCCGTTTTTTTGGCAGCCAAATACACATAGCCCCAGTCAATGCGAACGTTGTCGCCTTTCTTCTGCAGGACGGGTTGCTCGGTTGTCCCCGCTTTTACAAAACCGATATTTCCGGTTTCGCCCTTGCTTACTTCTACCTCCTGGCTCACTTCGTTAACAGCCCATTGGGGAGTCGTTTCAAAATAGACTTGCACATCGTGTTTGGCCCCATCATTCGAGTTCACCTGATAGTTGATGTAATTTACCGGACGCGAAAGAAGATTCAAATCATCGGGCAGCAATGGAGATACAAATTGAAGTTTCAAATCAACCGGCCCGCAGGTAAAGCTGTAATTGGTTTGTGTTGCTGAAAGAGCAACTTTGTTTTGCACGGCTGTTTGGGCAAAGATGTCTTTCTTTTCGCTTTCCTGGAACAATCCAAAATCGACATAACCGCCGCCTGTCCTGTTATGACAATGAGCTGCGATCACATTCGCTTCGCCCTCGTTCAACAACGAGCGATCAATTTTTAATACCACATTGTTATGCCACTCATATTGGGTTGCAACCAATTGGGTACCGTTCAGATATAATTCAAAAATATCATCGTGCGAATATATCAAATAGATATCGCCGCCTGGCAAATCAGTCGGCAAGTCGAATGTCCGGCGCACCCAAATATCTTTTGTATCCCAAACTGTTTTTAACGATGGCATCTCAGGCGTTCCAAATGCACCTTCGCCTGTCTCCCATTTTTTGTCGTTGAAGCCTGGCTTCTCCCAACCTTCTTTGGGTTCGCTAAACGTATATTGTCCCTCCCAACTCTCGTAATTGGCCGATGGCAAAACAGGTACCCAAGGCACATCAATCTGGCCTAGGAACCGATAAACTTCTCCATCCACGCGAATCGCACCAATCAGCGAATGCGTTTTACCGGTCCAGTGCCGAACGGGCGAATCGTACAAGTTGTCGCTTTCTGACCAGGCGCTCGTATACGGATCGATGGTAATTAACGGATAAGCAGGTGCCCGCAGCTCTGTGGTCTGGCTTTCAATCAACTCCTGCGAATTCGAGCACGAGAAAAAAGCCAATAGGCTGACCACTAACAAGAATAGCGGACAAAAAATGTTTCTTTTTTGCATGATATTTTTGAGTTAAAAAGCTTTCTCCGGCTGTCTCGGCAGAAAGCGAAGTGAATAATTCTGTTTTCTATTTTATTTGATCAACCTGTTGAAGCAACAGCAACAGGTCATCCGAATTGTCGAATTTTATTTTATTTGCTTTCACAAACGGCTTTAAGTTCTTATCCGGAAATATTTTCTGGGCCTCCTTCAAACTGTTTATCCGCCCGTACTTTTCATTAACCAAAGTCCAAAACGAATCGTCTGATAACACACGATAGTCCTTTCCAATTTCCAATT harbors:
- a CDS encoding beta-L-arabinofuranosidase domain-containing protein, producing the protein MFQKRYLLFIVGGLLVMLTAFQTSKDEVSSVERPDINRQNEFYLSNRSPLQPAHFIKLPLGSIQPKGWILKMLELQKDGLCGHLGEISAWLEKDNNAWLSEGGDHGWEEVPYWLRGYSDMAFMLDDADMKKEAMVWIEGILNSQRENGWFGPEVRSGNGNLDFWSNMVVLFTLQNYYEYTKDARVLDFMKKYFQFEFDVPDDQFLSSYWENSRGGDNLYSVYWLYNITGDQFLLELAEKIHRNTADWTQKSTLPNWHNVNIAECFREPATWFLQSADSTDLQATYNDYYLIRRTFGQVPGGMFGSDENARMGYIDPRQGTETCGFAEQMTSDGILMRLTGDPLWADNCEDVLFNSFPAAFTPDMKALRYITCPNGVTADDQNHAPGIANEGPFLTMNPFSSRCCQHNHGHAIPYYIQNLVMASNDNGLAAVMYNSCKTTAKVGDGTEVTLLEETNYPFEERVRFNLSMKSKVQFPLYLRIPAWCKNASVILNGKKLNVGSQPGAYLKIDREWKDGDQLTLDLPMELNSRNWQANQNSISVDYGPLTFSLKIDEDYEKISSTASAINDSKWQKNADPEKWPAFKIEPKSDWNYGLLLDEDNLTSSLKVVKKAWPADNYPFSVGNVPIEIEAKGKIIPGWGIDQYGLVDVLPLYPAKTNEKTVDIILIPMGAARLRISAFPALTN
- a CDS encoding GH92 family glycosyl hydrolase gives rise to the protein MRRTKTINFRIGVVLSLLIFISCTKSPKQLTDCVNPFLGTAPLADSVDVGYKPPRDWRVWAGLTYPGAALPNAMVQLSPITEFGSGAGYEYEDTVIYAFTHTNKGHWNLCHIPILPVTGDFTATNFGSGFSHDNEEAHPGYYRVFLKRYQVNAELTSTTHCGYHKYTYAKGGAKKLVLNLARSNEHIRDWQLEQAGTNAFKGFQQTGDKVCFYAETNLAITTIETLKEGEKEISVVSFEDSDEPLELKIGLSFVSSENAKMNLDAELAGKSFDEVRQAASETWEQLLSKVRVTGGTEREKMLFYSSLYRSFLWPALRSDVNGEFTDENHEVVKKDFRYYTLPSIWDTYRNKLVLLSMLEPDVTNDVIQSMIDRGEKSGFMPTFFHGDHAAAFIAGSYLRGLRGYDVKSAYNLLLRNATVEGGTRPYITEYMEKGYISTPKVEKPHVETKAKAGVTKTLEYAYDDYAVALLAKELGDTVNYRMLMKCTSNYKNMFDPSTGLMRGKLENGDFVSNFNPQYPYYEYMYREANAWQSSFFAPHDTPGLIALYSSKAAFENKLDSLFSIPWNDNYIARNVSSFIGQYCHGNQPDHSFPFLYYFVDKQEKSQAILDSIMSHFYGMGEHGLALCGMDDAGEMSSWYVLSAIGIYSYSPADPDYLVAVPLFDKTELTLGENVCTIAKEGTGLKISRITYDDKEIKGYFISYNELKKGGTLKISVNKTDHSNQKILTNDK
- a CDS encoding glycoside hydrolase family 43 protein, whose amino-acid sequence is MKKYLGTVALLVGLSFACSSESAEAGEPESQVKTTFINPVWDGADPWMVKQGDEYIYCYSQNNSIVLSRSKYMTKLGEKKAIWTAPSSGWNRNCVWAPEVHFVDGHWYVYYAAGVSGPPFIHQRTGVLRSQTDDPFSNYEDMGMLYTGDNPDDPASNVWAIDMTVFEHNSKLYAVWSGWKEQMDTDATPQHLFIQEMENPWTLKGTRVLLSSPEESWETGGPLNLNEGPEALIHKGQVFIVYSCRESWLVEYRQGMLQLINPDGNLLDPSNWKKQGPVFEGNDLVYGVGHCSFVKSPDGTEDWIVYHSKKSTTPGWERDVRMQPFSWKADGTPNFGIAIPAGKQISRPSGEVVLEESEGN
- a CDS encoding glutaminase family protein, translated to MQKRNIFCPLFLLVVSLLAFFSCSNSQELIESQTTELRAPAYPLITIDPYTSAWSESDNLYDSPVRHWTGKTHSLIGAIRVDGEVYRFLGQIDVPWVPVLPSANYESWEGQYTFSEPKEGWEKPGFNDKKWETGEGAFGTPEMPSLKTVWDTKDIWVRRTFDLPTDLPGGDIYLIYSHDDIFELYLNGTQLVATQYEWHNNVVLKIDRSLLNEGEANVIAAHCHNRTGGGYVDFGLFQESEKKDIFAQTAVQNKVALSATQTNYSFTCGPVDLKLQFVSPLLPDDLNLLSRPVNYINYQVNSNDGAKHDVQVYFETTPQWAVNEVSQEVEVSKGETGNIGFVKAGTTEQPVLQKKGDNVRIDWGYVYLAAKKTENTTLAIGDYFDSKATFIKNGTLEGPETMTAKMTKKMPAMVCIEKLGSVGQDASTGYVMIAYDDLESIQYFGNNLKAWWTENGTKTINDALQAASAEHDKVMKRCVDFDNGLWNETLAAGGKNYADLCVLAFRQSIAAHKLVKDTEGNILFLSKENFSNGSIGTVDVTYPSAPLFLKYNPDLLKGMLNPIFYYSESGKWAKPFAAHDVGTYPLANGQTYGGDMPVEECGNMVILTAAIAEMEGNADYAAKHWDVLTVWANYLLENGLDPENQLCTDDFAGHFAHNVNLSVKAIMGIASYGKMARMLGKEEMAEKYTSEAKSMAAKWVDMAKDGDHYRLTFDQPGTWSQKYNLVWDKLMNLGIFPPEVAETEIAYYLTKQNKYGLPLDNRRTYTKSDWIVWTATLAGDQETFEKFIDPVHQYVTDTPDRVPMSDWYETPDAKQVGFQARSVVGGYFIKLLE